The following are from one region of the Anaeropeptidivorans aminofermentans genome:
- a CDS encoding transglutaminase-like domain-containing protein — protein MLETDLKEQIDLLFEESLKNFTPLADEILNKLSGLSEDEKYLMKYIYGNLPISDIGDYGFETYLSFVKHSIFVRENTPWGKSVPMELFLTDVLFPRINNEKIEDHRKALYDIFYKYVKDMKDMYQAVAEINYASLEYGTYRLPSRRTASPMTFLKRTFGRCGEESTFLTAVLRSIGIPARQIYTPRWPHCDDCHAWVEAWCDGSWHYLGACEPEPFLDKGWFDAASARSMLLHCRVFNNTKNYPDKITKEGPVTTLSRTEAYAKTARLHIKVVNEKKEPVKGALISFQLINYAQFSSISDIYTDEKGEASIVTGLGSLNIHVSKDGYFTEKLINTNIENEIVIDFSKASDSPAESVTDFDMVAPPDAGNIRKSLSKEELAAHKEKFKRAAEIRDKRERESIALVSEYTNDKSFIDEKELSTILEDAKLNGKEALKFLNEAENGYSYLLLKALDPKDLADMDAEVLKEHVELSLPYKDEYEKDIFVKYVLNPRISFEEITPFRSFIHKFFTEEERANYRNHPALLWVYIADHIKTIEEKNFSDICASPETMLKLKEGNKRSRDILFVAVLRSIGIAARLNPITKNPEYLKDGEFVSPVEELNLWGRLEIDADRNEEFTYGTNWTIGRLENGDYKTYNVSVKPWELSEIKLPAGYYRIITANRLPNGNTLNKRYDFKLSEGEKKSISIELRHFDLNQMLLNIKLNDFKLSKDNSDVFISSLTGKEKSLVLWLSAGEEPTEHILNEMADSAGNFNKLDLNIIFIAKDEKEFENKNIKRVMSLIPKIVLCIDRDFYMQEPIARNLYVDPGKLPLVMVTEKGLKAIYAFSGYNVGMADLVAKIVKN, from the coding sequence ATGCTTGAGACAGATTTAAAAGAACAAATTGATTTGCTCTTTGAGGAAAGCCTGAAAAATTTTACGCCTTTGGCAGATGAAATATTAAACAAGCTTTCCGGCCTTTCAGAAGATGAAAAATATCTTATGAAATATATTTACGGTAATCTTCCCATCTCGGATATAGGAGATTACGGCTTTGAAACCTATTTAAGCTTTGTAAAGCATTCAATTTTTGTAAGGGAAAACACCCCATGGGGAAAATCCGTTCCCATGGAGCTTTTTTTGACAGATGTTCTTTTCCCGAGAATCAACAATGAAAAAATAGAAGACCATAGGAAAGCCCTTTACGATATTTTTTATAAATATGTAAAAGACATGAAGGATATGTATCAGGCCGTGGCAGAGATTAATTACGCAAGCCTTGAATACGGAACTTATAGGCTTCCCAGCAGAAGAACGGCTTCTCCTATGACATTTTTAAAAAGAACTTTCGGCCGATGCGGAGAAGAATCTACTTTTTTAACTGCCGTTTTAAGAAGCATCGGCATTCCCGCAAGGCAAATTTATACCCCAAGATGGCCCCACTGTGATGACTGTCACGCATGGGTTGAAGCATGGTGTGACGGAAGCTGGCATTATCTCGGCGCCTGTGAGCCGGAACCGTTTCTTGATAAGGGCTGGTTTGATGCGGCTTCTGCAAGAAGCATGCTGCTTCATTGCAGAGTATTTAATAATACTAAAAATTATCCTGATAAAATAACAAAAGAAGGCCCTGTAACTACTTTAAGCAGAACAGAAGCTTATGCAAAAACCGCAAGGCTTCATATTAAGGTCGTAAACGAAAAGAAAGAGCCGGTAAAAGGCGCTCTTATTTCCTTCCAGCTTATTAATTATGCCCAGTTTTCTTCTATAAGCGATATTTATACCGACGAAAAGGGTGAAGCATCGATTGTTACAGGCCTTGGCAGTTTAAATATCCATGTATCCAAAGACGGATATTTTACTGAAAAGCTTATCAATACCAATATAGAAAATGAAATAGTAATAGACTTTTCCAAGGCGAGCGACAGCCCTGCAGAGTCTGTTACAGACTTTGATATGGTTGCCCCTCCCGATGCCGGAAATATCAGGAAGTCTCTTTCCAAGGAAGAACTTGCCGCCCATAAGGAGAAGTTTAAAAGGGCGGCGGAAATAAGAGACAAAAGAGAAAGAGAAAGCATCGCCTTAGTTTCGGAATATACCAACGACAAAAGCTTCATAGACGAAAAAGAACTTTCAACTATTTTAGAGGATGCAAAGCTTAACGGCAAAGAAGCTCTTAAATTTTTAAATGAGGCTGAAAATGGATATTCTTATCTTCTTCTTAAGGCCCTTGACCCAAAGGACCTTGCGGATATGGACGCCGAAGTCCTTAAAGAGCATGTAGAACTCAGCCTTCCTTATAAAGATGAATACGAAAAAGACATCTTTGTTAAATATGTGCTTAACCCCAGAATAAGCTTTGAAGAAATCACCCCCTTCCGTTCCTTTATCCATAAGTTTTTTACGGAAGAAGAAAGAGCAAATTACAGAAATCATCCTGCCCTTCTTTGGGTATATATTGCCGATCATATAAAAACAATAGAAGAAAAGAACTTTTCTGATATCTGCGCGTCCCCCGAAACAATGCTTAAATTAAAAGAGGGGAACAAAAGAAGCAGAGATATCCTATTTGTTGCTGTATTAAGAAGTATAGGCATTGCCGCAAGGCTTAATCCTATTACTAAAAATCCTGAATATTTAAAAGACGGGGAATTTGTATCGCCTGTAGAGGAATTAAATCTTTGGGGAAGGCTTGAGATAGACGCTGATAGAAATGAAGAATTTACCTACGGAACCAATTGGACCATAGGCAGGCTGGAAAATGGCGATTATAAAACATATAATGTCAGCGTAAAGCCTTGGGAGCTTTCGGAAATAAAGCTTCCGGCAGGGTATTACAGGATTATAACCGCAAACAGGCTTCCAAACGGCAATACCCTGAATAAAAGGTATGATTTCAAGCTTTCTGAAGGCGAAAAGAAATCTATTTCTATAGAGCTTCGGCATTTTGATTTAAACCAGATGCTTCTCAATATAAAGCTTAATGATTTTAAGCTTTCTAAGGATAATTCCGATGTGTTTATTTCAAGCCTTACGGGTAAAGAAAAGAGCCTTGTTCTCTGGCTCTCGGCAGGCGAAGAGCCGACAGAGCATATTTTAAACGAAATGGCAGACAGCGCTGGGAATTTTAATAAGCTTGATTTAAATATTATTTTTATAGCAAAAGATGAAAAAGAATTTGAAAACAAGAATATTAAACGGGTAATGAGTCTTATTCCTAAAATTGTGCTTTGCATAGACAGGGATTTTTATATGCAGGAGCCTATAGCAAGAAATCTTTATGTTGATCCGGGGAAACTTCCCCTTGTTATGGTCACTGAAAAGGGGCTGAAAGCAATCTATGCTTTCAGCGGATACAATGTAGGAATGGCAGATTTGGTGGCGAAGATTGTGAAAAATTAG
- a CDS encoding ABC transporter ATP-binding protein — protein MSQTAEKVLELKNLKTEFITKDSRLTAVNGVSFHINKGEILGLVGESGCGKSVTSLSIMRLFRDTPGKITEGAVYYKGENITDISEREMAVIRGQDISMIFQEPLTSLNPVMRIGDQLVETILKHTSKTKHEAMEIAKGMLRKVGIPRADEIVREYPHQLSGGMNQRVMIAMAMSLNPQVLIADEPTTALDVTIQAQILELMRQINKDHGMSILLITHDLGVVAEMCQRVVVMYAGRIVEEAEVVKLFKSPLHPYTKGLINSVPVLGRRVERLESIPGNVPTLSKMPSGCKFAPRCLKKMDICVEKEPPIFNIDEGGEIRKCRCWLMKDLENSKEGEA, from the coding sequence ATGTCACAAACAGCTGAGAAAGTATTGGAATTAAAAAATCTAAAAACAGAGTTTATTACAAAGGACAGTCGTCTGACAGCTGTAAACGGAGTATCCTTCCACATTAATAAAGGTGAAATATTAGGCCTTGTGGGAGAATCCGGCTGCGGAAAAAGCGTTACCTCCCTTTCTATAATGCGTCTTTTCAGAGATACACCAGGTAAGATTACGGAAGGCGCCGTATATTATAAAGGCGAGAATATAACGGATATTTCCGAGCGGGAAATGGCTGTTATCAGAGGGCAGGATATCTCCATGATATTCCAGGAGCCTTTGACAAGCCTGAACCCTGTTATGAGAATCGGGGACCAGCTTGTTGAGACGATTCTGAAGCACACGTCTAAAACAAAGCATGAGGCGATGGAAATCGCCAAGGGAATGCTTCGAAAAGTAGGTATTCCAAGAGCAGATGAAATCGTAAGAGAATATCCCCATCAGCTTTCGGGAGGAATGAATCAGAGGGTAATGATTGCCATGGCCATGAGCTTAAATCCTCAGGTATTAATCGCAGACGAGCCGACCACGGCCCTTGACGTTACCATTCAGGCTCAGATTCTTGAACTGATGCGCCAAATCAATAAAGACCACGGCATGAGCATTCTGCTTATCACCCATGACTTAGGGGTGGTTGCGGAAATGTGCCAGAGGGTTGTTGTTATGTACGCCGGCAGAATCGTAGAGGAAGCAGAGGTTGTGAAGCTTTTTAAATCTCCTTTGCATCCTTATACAAAAGGCCTGATTAATTCCGTCCCCGTATTGGGCAGGCGGGTCGAAAGGCTTGAATCTATTCCCGGTAACGTTCCGACCCTTTCAAAAATGCCTAGCGGCTGTAAATTTGCCCCAAGGTGCTTAAAGAAAATGGATATTTGTGTTGAAAAAGAACCGCCCATATTTAATATTGACGAAGGCGGAGAAATCAGAAAATGCCGCTGCTGGCTTATGAAGGATTTAGAAAACAGCAAGGAGGGTGAAGCATAA
- a CDS encoding ROK family protein: protein MDYYIGVDLGGTSIKTGIVDENYKISGSGTVPTSLPKTPEEIGMLIKESVDLALKDAGRTMDEIKWAGIGIPGIVDAKNGVVGFASNFNFRDAKMAEISQRLLGVPVYIENDANAAIYGEMLNGSAKGCKNVVMLTLGTGVGGGVIINGSIYSGFNSQGAELGHVGIFYGGEKCLCGHTGCIEMYCSATALIKQTKRAMELAPESILWDMAKGSLDNVDGRIAFDAMRKGDKAAKSVVSQYTDYLGYAVVNYINIFQPEMIVLGGGISYQKDIILEPLREYARKHALGYTPESHTKIECVSLGNDAGIIGAAFLGQSFS from the coding sequence ATGGATTATTATATTGGCGTAGATTTAGGCGGCACAAGCATTAAAACGGGAATAGTTGATGAAAACTATAAAATATCGGGAAGCGGGACGGTACCTACAAGCCTTCCGAAAACACCTGAGGAAATCGGTATGCTTATTAAAGAAAGCGTGGACCTTGCGCTTAAGGACGCAGGAAGGACCATGGACGAGATTAAATGGGCAGGAATCGGCATCCCGGGAATCGTAGATGCTAAAAATGGGGTTGTAGGCTTTGCCAGCAATTTTAATTTCAGAGATGCAAAAATGGCTGAAATTTCCCAAAGGCTTTTAGGGGTTCCCGTATATATAGAAAATGACGCAAATGCGGCGATTTACGGAGAAATGCTAAACGGCTCTGCCAAGGGCTGCAAAAATGTTGTGATGCTTACTTTAGGCACGGGGGTAGGCGGCGGCGTTATCATAAACGGAAGCATCTATTCAGGCTTTAACAGCCAAGGGGCGGAGCTTGGCCATGTGGGCATATTCTACGGCGGGGAAAAATGCCTTTGCGGGCATACAGGCTGTATAGAAATGTACTGTTCTGCAACGGCCCTGATCAAACAGACGAAAAGGGCTATGGAACTGGCACCTGAATCCATTCTATGGGATATGGCAAAGGGAAGCCTTGACAATGTTGACGGCAGGATTGCCTTTGACGCCATGAGAAAAGGTGACAAAGCGGCAAAGTCCGTAGTTAGTCAATATACCGATTACCTTGGATATGCCGTAGTGAACTATATCAATATTTTTCAGCCGGAAATGATTGTTTTAGGCGGTGGCATCAGTTATCAAAAGGATATTATACTTGAGCCTTTAAGGGAATATGCTAGGAAACATGCCTTAGGATACACCCCTGAAAGCCATACGAAAATAGAGTGCGTAAGCCTTGGAAATGATGCAGGGATTATAGGAGCTGCTTTTTTAGGGCAGAGCTTTAGTTAG
- a CDS encoding ROK family transcriptional regulator gives MSYADASAKNNSAQSILNAVRRSYPVTRLELSEMTELSIPSVSRILSRLFEEGYLEEVSSTSGGLGRKTKLITLKDRCVLTAGTEYDGESLKVSIIDEKGRIVTFKTYDTKRLEKEPRAVCEIIYDKIRNLFHDEKINIERLFGIGISLPGIINNESGEVMFSAQLGWKNVKLQSIMEEVSGINCVIDNDIKSAAYAEYNKGVAKNSKISVLLYFGTGLGSAVIIDGNVLRGVTNSAGELGHITQDISGILCTCGKIGCMQTNIAKKFILEEAGKFSDVKTVGELLDVSRAGEKWAERIVNRFVTYAALAVDTAVCAYNPDTVIFCGDLINDTPELYDEICKVYYNNYICEYLRDTFEIKQSTFEGNASIVGIGMLAAEKFFKTV, from the coding sequence TTGTCATATGCGGACGCAAGCGCGAAAAATAACAGCGCTCAATCAATATTAAACGCAGTAAGAAGAAGCTATCCTGTCACAAGGCTTGAGCTTTCTGAAATGACAGAGCTAAGCATACCCAGTGTTTCAAGGATTTTGTCAAGGCTTTTTGAAGAAGGTTATCTGGAGGAAGTAAGCTCAACCTCCGGGGGCTTAGGCAGAAAAACAAAGCTTATAACCCTTAAAGACAGATGCGTACTGACCGCCGGAACGGAATATGACGGTGAGAGCCTTAAAGTATCTATTATAGATGAGAAGGGGAGAATCGTTACCTTTAAAACCTATGATACTAAAAGGCTTGAGAAAGAGCCAAGAGCTGTCTGCGAGATCATCTACGATAAAATCAGGAATTTATTTCATGATGAAAAAATTAATATTGAGCGGCTTTTTGGCATAGGCATTTCCCTTCCCGGCATTATAAACAACGAATCGGGAGAAGTAATGTTTTCCGCTCAGCTTGGCTGGAAGAACGTAAAACTCCAGTCTATTATGGAGGAAGTCTCCGGGATAAACTGCGTTATCGATAACGATATTAAATCGGCGGCCTATGCCGAATACAATAAGGGTGTTGCCAAAAATTCAAAGATTTCCGTTTTGCTTTATTTTGGCACAGGTCTTGGTTCGGCAGTAATTATAGACGGCAATGTTTTAAGAGGCGTTACCAACAGTGCCGGTGAGCTTGGACATATCACCCAGGACATAAGCGGAATATTATGCACCTGCGGAAAAATAGGCTGTATGCAGACGAATATCGCCAAAAAGTTTATTCTTGAAGAGGCCGGTAAGTTTTCAGACGTAAAAACCGTGGGAGAGCTTTTAGATGTTTCCCGGGCGGGGGAAAAGTGGGCCGAGAGAATCGTAAACAGATTTGTTACTTATGCAGCCTTGGCAGTAGATACGGCTGTATGTGCCTATAATCCCGATACGGTAATATTTTGCGGTGATCTTATTAACGATACGCCGGAGCTTTATGACGAAATATGTAAAGTTTACTACAACAATTACATCTGTGAGTATTTAAGGGATACCTTTGAAATCAAGCAGTCCACCTTTGAAGGAAACGCAAGCATCGTGGGCATCGGAATGCTTGCCGCGGAAAAATTCTTTAAAACCGTATAA
- a CDS encoding ABC transporter substrate-binding protein has product MKFKKGIALALATVFLLAGCGKGAEQPAPSESAPATSSEKPAETPAESKAPESTVAYDKDIVIAVNNNFITMDAHAGRDSLSNSAIATMMEGLVEYDKDLQLQPCLAEKWEISDDAKTYTFYLKQDIKFTDGEPFNAEAVKVNIDRVMDESKALRHARTFNTTEKVEVIDEYTISVTLKDPYMAFLSRLEAFKIMSPKAITEDEAGLAKHPIGTGPFVFKEWVEGDHMTIVKNPDHRNADQIGVDSITYKFVPENGSRVAMLETGEADIIFPMPNEMMEKIKDNTNIVTEIKPSTVCRYVTMNQLKEPFNDVRVRKALNHAIDKAAYIQVVKGGYGAPLNSALSPVLPFYADHDPYEYDVEKAKALLAEAGYPDGFKATIWGNTETETVKGMNFINQQLSLIGVEIEVMPMEEGTLSTKVYDTTPETTELEMWYVSWSASDPDNAVRSTFQSEMVPPAGANTNYYNNPAVDAAIANGNKATTFEDQYEYYKEAQDLIWDDAVWMFMGIDQTIIAKQAYITGANLGASGSGLDLRVVGVK; this is encoded by the coding sequence ATGAAATTTAAAAAGGGTATCGCACTGGCTTTAGCCACGGTCTTCCTCCTTGCCGGATGTGGAAAGGGTGCTGAGCAGCCTGCTCCAAGTGAGTCTGCTCCTGCTACTTCATCTGAAAAACCGGCAGAAACTCCTGCTGAGTCAAAGGCTCCCGAAAGCACTGTAGCTTATGACAAGGATATCGTAATAGCAGTAAACAACAACTTCATCACTATGGATGCTCATGCCGGAAGAGACTCATTATCAAACAGCGCAATAGCAACCATGATGGAAGGCCTTGTAGAATACGACAAAGACCTTCAGCTTCAGCCATGTCTTGCAGAAAAATGGGAGATATCTGATGATGCAAAAACGTATACCTTCTATTTAAAACAGGACATAAAGTTTACAGACGGCGAGCCATTTAACGCAGAGGCAGTTAAAGTAAATATTGACCGCGTTATGGACGAATCCAAGGCCCTTCGTCATGCAAGAACATTTAATACCACTGAAAAAGTTGAAGTAATAGATGAATATACCATATCCGTTACTTTAAAAGACCCTTACATGGCATTTTTAAGCAGACTTGAGGCTTTCAAGATTATGTCTCCTAAGGCTATCACAGAAGATGAAGCAGGCCTTGCAAAACATCCTATCGGAACAGGTCCCTTTGTTTTCAAAGAGTGGGTTGAAGGCGACCATATGACAATCGTTAAAAACCCAGACCACCGCAATGCAGATCAGATAGGCGTTGACAGCATAACATATAAATTCGTTCCTGAAAACGGCTCAAGAGTTGCTATGCTTGAAACAGGCGAAGCAGACATTATTTTCCCTATGCCTAATGAAATGATGGAGAAGATTAAAGACAATACCAATATCGTAACTGAAATTAAACCTTCTACAGTTTGCAGATACGTAACCATGAACCAGCTGAAAGAGCCTTTCAACGACGTAAGGGTTCGTAAAGCATTAAACCACGCTATTGATAAAGCTGCATACATACAAGTTGTAAAGGGCGGCTACGGCGCACCATTAAACTCAGCGCTTTCTCCTGTTCTTCCTTTCTACGCAGATCATGATCCATATGAATATGATGTGGAAAAAGCGAAGGCCCTTCTTGCAGAAGCCGGATATCCAGATGGATTTAAAGCTACTATCTGGGGAAACACAGAAACAGAAACAGTTAAAGGTATGAACTTCATTAACCAGCAGCTTTCCCTTATAGGCGTTGAAATCGAAGTTATGCCTATGGAAGAAGGTACCCTTTCAACAAAGGTTTATGATACTACACCTGAAACTACAGAGCTTGAAATGTGGTATGTTAGCTGGTCTGCATCAGACCCGGATAACGCTGTAAGAAGCACATTCCAGTCTGAAATGGTTCCTCCTGCAGGCGCAAACACAAACTATTACAATAATCCTGCAGTTGACGCGGCGATTGCAAACGGAAACAAAGCTACTACATTCGAAGACCAGTATGAATATTACAAAGAGGCACAGGACCTTATATGGGACGATGCAGTTTGGATGTTTATGGGAATCGACCAGACAATTATCGCAAAACAGGCTTATATTACAGGCGCTAATTTAGGTGCTTCCGGAAGCGGTCTTGACCTTAGAGTCGTAGGCGTTAAATAA
- a CDS encoding ABC transporter permease: MGRYVLKRLLETIPLLIVVSFVIFMFIRLIPGDPARLLAGQDATLEEVEALRELNGLNDPLPVQYANYIKNVLSGDMGRSLKTGDLVSNMLFPRYKPTITLAFMSMGWALVMGLVIGIFSAVFRGKWPDYMGMLIAVTGISLPSFWTGLMLIQILSVKYRLLPTGGMEGLRSYIMPSITLGAGIMAMIARFSRSEMIETLRNDYIRTARAKGLNEVEVISRHALRNSMIQVMTIIGLQFGFLLGGSVIVETVFSIPGLGRLLIDSINFRDYTVIQAELMIFSTQFIMINLIVDVLYGVLNPKIRYN; the protein is encoded by the coding sequence ATGGGGCGCTATGTATTGAAGAGATTGCTTGAGACAATCCCTTTATTGATTGTTGTTTCATTTGTTATTTTTATGTTTATACGACTTATTCCGGGGGACCCGGCAAGGCTTCTTGCAGGCCAGGATGCAACCCTGGAAGAGGTTGAGGCCCTTCGTGAGCTTAACGGTCTTAACGACCCTTTGCCTGTTCAATATGCTAATTATATAAAAAATGTTTTGTCAGGCGATATGGGAAGATCACTTAAAACGGGGGATTTGGTTTCAAATATGCTTTTTCCAAGATATAAACCAACTATAACTCTTGCGTTTATGTCTATGGGCTGGGCTCTTGTAATGGGGCTTGTAATTGGTATTTTTTCGGCGGTTTTCAGAGGAAAATGGCCCGACTATATGGGAATGCTTATTGCGGTAACAGGGATTTCCCTTCCGTCCTTCTGGACAGGTCTTATGCTGATACAGATACTTTCGGTTAAATACAGGCTGCTTCCGACAGGCGGCATGGAAGGCCTGAGAAGTTATATTATGCCGTCTATTACCTTAGGAGCAGGAATCATGGCGATGATAGCCAGATTTTCCCGTTCCGAAATGATAGAAACACTTAGAAATGACTATATAAGGACTGCCCGTGCAAAGGGCCTTAATGAAGTAGAAGTAATTTCAAGACATGCTTTAAGAAATTCAATGATACAGGTTATGACCATAATAGGCCTTCAGTTCGGCTTTCTTTTGGGAGGCTCTGTTATTGTAGAAACCGTATTCAGTATTCCCGGCCTTGGAAGGCTTTTGATAGATTCAATCAATTTCAGAGATTATACGGTTATCCAGGCGGAGCTTATGATATTTTCCACCCAGTTTATTATGATTAATCTTATAGTTGATGTGCTCTACGGCGTTCTTAATCCTAAAATCCGGTATAATTAG
- a CDS encoding ABC transporter permease: MNDNSPFKIFMKKFMRRKTSVVAAVFIVLLLLMALCGELLAPYGASEFDYANVLSGPTSAHPFGTDDFGRDILSRIIVGSRLSLSVSLSAVTFAAVFGTALGLVSGYFGGLLDKIVMRVCDIMFSFPDIILAIAIVAVIGPGLQNVIIAVAIFGVPSFARIMRGAMLALKQSLYVEAARSIGVKNSRIIFVHIFPGAFSTMIVNYTMRIGTAILSASSLSFLGMGAKPTDAEWGAMLSMGRTYLSTAPHVVFFPGFAIFLTVLAFNLLGDGLRDALDPKIK, translated from the coding sequence TTGAACGACAACAGTCCCTTTAAAATATTTATGAAAAAGTTTATGCGGAGGAAAACCTCCGTTGTAGCAGCAGTGTTCATTGTGCTTTTGCTGCTGATGGCATTATGCGGAGAGCTTCTCGCTCCTTACGGAGCGTCAGAATTTGACTATGCAAATGTCCTTTCAGGGCCTACCTCGGCTCACCCCTTCGGAACAGACGATTTTGGAAGGGATATTCTTTCAAGAATTATTGTAGGTTCAAGGCTCAGTCTTTCTGTATCTCTTTCGGCTGTTACCTTTGCCGCCGTTTTCGGAACGGCCTTAGGCCTTGTCAGCGGATACTTCGGCGGCCTTCTTGATAAAATCGTTATGAGGGTATGCGATATTATGTTCTCATTTCCAGATATTATCCTTGCCATAGCTATTGTTGCCGTAATCGGGCCAGGGCTTCAAAACGTTATTATCGCCGTTGCCATATTCGGTGTGCCTTCTTTTGCGCGAATCATGAGAGGTGCGATGCTTGCCCTGAAACAAAGCCTTTATGTGGAGGCAGCCCGCTCTATCGGCGTTAAAAACTCCAGAATTATATTCGTACATATTTTTCCCGGAGCATTTTCAACCATGATTGTAAATTATACTATGAGAATCGGTACGGCTATTTTATCCGCTTCTTCTCTTAGTTTTCTTGGAATGGGGGCAAAACCCACCGACGCAGAGTGGGGAGCAATGCTCAGTATGGGGAGGACCTATTTGAGTACAGCGCCGCATGTCGTGTTTTTTCCGGGTTTTGCAATATTTTTGACGGTTCTTGCCTTTAACCTTCTGGGTGATGGCTTGAGAGATGCATTAGACCCCAAAATAAAATAA